Proteins encoded by one window of Chaetodon trifascialis isolate fChaTrf1 chromosome 15, fChaTrf1.hap1, whole genome shotgun sequence:
- the mapk8ip3 gene encoding C-Jun-amino-terminal kinase-interacting protein 3 isoform X1 yields MMELQIDEVVYQDDYGSGSVMSERVSGLANSIYREFERLIRSYDEEVVKELMPLVVNVLENLDAVLTENQEHEVELELLKEDNEQLITQYEREKALRKQAEEKFIEFEDALEAEKKDLQVQVEFLELQGKQLELKTKNYSDQITRLEERESDMKKEYNALHQRHTEMIQTYVEHIERSKMQQAGSNSQSEGPGCGRTQRHTWRKSKVERPPSLSLYPSGEGMVRGGLGGARMMPGRDIWQVSELGQSTFCSAYQEDGSESDSVAATPSSTGSKSNTPTSSVPSATVTPINEGFLPHSDFDVMRAGNRRKNAKRLSRNMEVQVSQETRNVSIGMGSSDEWSEFQEIIDSTPELDMCVDPRVYGGGNSPSQGIVNEAFGINTDSLYHEIKDAKSDIIGDVDAGAELLGEFSVRDDFFGMGKEVENLLTENKQLLETKNALNIVKNDLIAKVDELSGEQEVLREELEAVRQSKNKVDARVKELEEELKRLRAEALGASRDSKDEGGDDFSSPMQDGDMTMTQRRRFTRVEMARVLMERNQYKERLMELQEAVRWTEMIRASRESPPIQEKKKSTIWQFFARLFSSSSSPPPVKRPYYSVNIHYKSPSPAGFSQRRSHTMCQISTSNRTLEFFPEELASNGVASLLSDSALLARREQRREQYRQVREHMRRDDGIMQACGWSVPSRFKQTGGQTDSAQDNPLKRQQTTNEKEDNRMKNVPVPVYCRPLVEKDPNRKLWCAAGVDLTGWRASTQESVPAKAPSGSSDPLHAEEDGAGKKSSHSSPEKRKSKELQETDTMSSRVWILTSTHSASKVVIIDANQPGSLVDQFNVCNSHVLCISSVPAASESDYPAGEIVLDPGDGGAGGGDDAGSVEGMLAGITLVGCATNCSVARSNCSSRTDTPIMDKGQAPTAPPMNGKIHPAQSAEEATEATEVPEPTASHTEVGPPRPFTEHVFTDPQPRPADASDRSAGQSKEETSHLPESEDGEEAKNYTSVAPTMWLGAQNGWLYVHSAVGNWKKCLHSIKLKDSVLSLVHVKGRVLVALADGTLAIFHRSEDGQWDLSNYHLMDLGRPHHSIRCMAVVHDKVWCGYKNKIHVIQPKSMQIEKSFDAHPRRESQVRQLAWIGDGVWVSIRLDSTLRLYHAHTHQHLQDVDIEPYVSKMLGTGKLGFSFVRITALLIGGNRLWVGTGNGVIISIPLTETVVLHRGQLLGVRANKVSPTSSSGVIHVYGDDGSEKSTGSFIPYCSMAQAQLCFHGHRDAVKFFVSVPGNVLATLNGSVLDSPSEGQGSTAPQETEAQSVHNVLVLSGGEGYIDFRIGDGEDDETEEGDTAGASQMKPALCKAERSHIIVWQVSYIPE; encoded by the exons ATGATGGAGCTGCAGATAGACGAGGTGGTCTACCAGGACGACTACGGCTCCGGCTCCGTGATGTCGGAGCGGGTGTCGGGCTTGGCCAACAGCATCTACCGGGAGTTCGAGCGGCTGATCCGCAGCTACGACGAGGAGGTGGTGAAGGAGCTGATGCCGCTGGTGGTGAACGTCCTGGAGAACCTGGACGCGGTGCTGACCGAGAACCAGGAGCACGaagtggagctggagctgctgaaggaggacaACGAGCAGCTCATCACCCAGTACGAGCGGGAGAAAGCGCTGAGGAAGCAGGCGGAGGAG AAATTCATTGAGTTCGAGGATGCCTTGGAAGCTGAGAAGAAGGACctgcaggtgcaggtggagTTTCTGGAGCTGCAGGGGAAGCAGCTGGAGCTCAAGACAAAGAACTATTCTGACCAGA tcACTCGGTTGGAGGAGAGAGAATCAGACATGAAGAAAGAGTACAACGCTCTGCACCAGCGGCACACTGAG ATGATCCAGACGTACGTCGAGCACATAGAGCGGTCCAAAATGCAGCAGGCAgggagcaacagccaatcagagggccCCGGCTGTGGACGAAC tcaaCGCCACACATGGAGGAAAAG CAAAGTGGAGCGCCCACCGTCATTGAGCCTGTACCCCAGCGGCGAGGGCATGGTACGTGGGGGTCTCGGGGGGGCTAGGATGATGCCCGGGAGAGACATCTGGCAGGTCAGCGAGCTCGGCCAGTCCACCTTCTGCTCCGCCTATCAG GAGGATGGATCAGAGTCCGACTCGGTGGCAGCCACACCCAGCAGCACGGGAAGCAAGTCAAACACACCCACCTCCTCCGTTCCCTCGGCCACTGTCACCCCCATCAACGAGGGCTTCCTCCCGCACTCAGACTTTGACGTGATGCGGGCCGGGAACCGCAGGAAAAATGCCAAGAGGCTCAGCCGGAATATGGAGGTGCAGGTTTCACAGGAAACCAGGAATGTCAGCATCG GCATGGGAAGCAGCGACGAGTGGTCTGAGTTTCAGGAGATTATCGATTCCACCCCCGAGCTTGACATGTGTGTGGACCCCCGTGTGTACGGAGGAGGAAACAG CCCCTCACAGGGCATCGTGAATGAGGCATTCGGCATCAACACCGACTCTCTCTACCACGAGATCAAAGACGCCAAGTCGGACATCATTGGAGATGTCGATGCAGGCGCCGAGCTGCTAG GCGAGTTCTCAG TCCGTGATGATTTCTTCG GGATGGGCAAGGAGGTGGAGAACCTGCTGACAGAGAACAAACAGCTCCTCGAGACCAA AAATGCTCTCAACATTGTGAAAAATGACCTTATTGCCAAAGTGGACGAGCTGTCGGGGGAGCAGGAGGTGCtgagggaggagctggaggctgtGAGGCAGTCCAAGAACAAGGTGGATGCCAGAGTCAAGGAGCTGGAAGAGGAACTCAAGAG GTTAAGAGCAGAGGCTCTCGGTGCATCTAGGGACTCCAAGGATGAAGGAGGTGATGAT TTTTCATCACCCATGCAGGACGGCGACATGACGATGACGCAGCGGCGGCGGTTCACCCGTGTGGAGATGGCCCGAGTGCTGATGGAGAGGAATCAGTACAAAGAGCgactgatggagctgcaggaggccgTCCGGTGGACTGAAATGATCAG gGCGTCCCGGGAGAGTCCCCCAAtccaagagaagaagaagtccaCCATCTGGCAGTT CTTTGCACGTCTCTTCAGCTCATCGTCCAGCCCTCCGCCTGTCAAGCGGCCGTACTACAGCGTCAACATCCACTACAAGTCTCCCTCGCCGGCCGGTTTCTCTCAGCGACGCAGCCACACCATGTGTCAGATCTCCACCTCCAATCGCACGCTGGAGTTCTTCCCCGAAGA ACTGGCCAGTAACGGTGTTGCGTCTCTCCTCAGTGACTCGGCACTGTTGGCCCGCCGAGAGCAGCGGCGTGAACAGTACCGGCAGGTCCGCGAGCACATGCGCCGCGATGACGGCATCATGCAGGCCTGCGGCTGGAGCGTGCCGTCTCGCTTCAAACAG ACTGGTGGTCAGACGGACAGCGCTCAGGACAACCCGCTGAAGAGACAACAG ACTACTAACGAGAAAGAAGACAACCGGATGAAGAACGTGCCCGTCCCGGTGTACTGTCGTCCTCTGGTGGAGAAAGATCCCAACAGGAAG TTGTGGTGTGCAGCTGGAGTGGACCTGACCGGATGGAGGGCCAGCACCCAGGAGTCAGTACCAGCCAAAGCACCGTCAGGGAGCAGCGACCCCCTGCACGCTGAGGAGGACGGAGCTGGCAAGAAGAGCAGCCACAGCTCCCCAGAGAAGAGGAAG TCCAAGGAGCTCCAGGAAACAGACACCATGAGCAGTCGAGTGTGGATCCTCACCAGCACCCACTCTGCCAGCAAGGTGGTCATCATCGACGCCAACCAGCCAGGCTCGCTGGTCGACCAGTTCAACGTCTGCAATTCCCACGTCCTCTGCATCTCCAGCGTGCCAG CTGCCAGTGAGAGTGACTATCCAGCAGGAGAGATCGTGTTGGATCCGGGTGacggaggagcaggtggaggcgaCGACGCCGGCAGCGTGGAGGGCATGCTAGCAGGTATCACTCTTGTTGGCTGTGCTACCAACTGCAGTGTTGCCCGTAGCAACTGCTCCTCACGCACTGACACGCCCATAATGGACAAAGGACAAG CCCCCACTGCTCCCCCCATGAATGGGAAGATTCACCCCGCCCAGTCGGCCGAGGAGGCCACAGAGGCCACTGAGGTTCCCGAGCCAACAGCCAGCCACACAGAGGTGGGACCCCCAAGACCATTTACGGAGCACGTCTTCACCGATCCCCAGCCTCGCCCAGCAGACGCCTCCGACAG GAGCGCGGGTCAGTCCAAAGAGGAGACTTCTCACCTTCCAGAGTCAGAGGACGGAGAAGAGGCCAAGAACTACACCAGCGTGGCCCCCACTATGTGGCTCGGGGCCCAAAATGGCTG GCTCTACGTGCACTCAGCAGTTGGAAACTGGAAGAAGTGTCTCCACTCCATCAAACTCAAAGACTCTGTGCTCAGTCTGGT GCATGTGAAAGGTCGTGTGCTGGTTGCCCTCGCTGATGGGACCCTCGCCATATTCCACAGATCAGAGG ATGGTCAGTGGGATTTGTCAAACTACCACCTAATGGACCTCGGTCGGCCTCATCACTCCATCCGCTGCATGGCTGTGGTCCATGATAAGGTTTGGTGCGGCTACAAGAACAAGATCCACGTCATCCAGCCCAAGAGCATGCAGATCGAG AAGTCCTTCGATGCCCACCCTCGTAGGGAGAGTCAGGTGCGGCAGCTAGCGTGGATCGGCGACGGTGTGTGGGTGTCGATCCGGCTTGACTCGACCCTGCGCCTCTACCACGCGCATACACACCAGCACCTCCAGGATGTGGACATCGAGCCATACGTCAGCAAGATGCTGG GTACTGGCAAGCTGGGCTTCTCTTTTGTGCGAATCACAGCACTTCTGATCGGTGGAAATCGTCTCTGGGTAGGAACTGGAAACGGTGTGATCATCTCCATCCCACTGACAGAGA cgGTGGTCCTTCACCGGGGACAGCTCCTTGGTGTGAGGG CCAATAAGGTGTCTCCTACATCATCCAGTGGAGTGATCCACGTATACGGTGACGACGGCTCTGAGAAGAGCACCGGCAGCTTCATCCCCTACTGCTCCATGGCACAGGCCCAGCTCTGTTTCCATGGACACCGTGATGCTGTCAAGTTCTTCGTCTCTGTACCCG gcaATGTTCTGGCCACCCTGAACGGCAGTGTGCTGGACAGTCCATCAGAGGGGCAGGGTTCAACGGCGCCCCAAGAGACGGAGGCCCAGAGTGTTCATAACGTGTTGgtgctgagtggaggagagggctACATCGACTTCCGTATAG gagatggagaggacgatgagacagaggaaggagacaccgCTGGAGCTTCGCAGATGAAACCTGCTTTGTGCAAAGCTGAGCGGAGCCACATCATAGTCTGGCAGGTGTCGTACATACCTGAGTGA